In Chiloscyllium punctatum isolate Juve2018m chromosome X, sChiPun1.3, whole genome shotgun sequence, the following are encoded in one genomic region:
- the LOC140471264 gene encoding zinc finger protein GLI1-like isoform X2 — protein METLPQAGTATEGRLPEEHTSWRYYPRTSGQPRSPGCDSQQHGSTSRPLMPTDSLCHSGHHLDSASVPHTMHGPARSECPVFSDVSLHSMAPPPNQARGTQPGFSGVQQLQSQVPDPGQCHSNTLPRGLASTEGFGSRFSSPRNMLKVNRKWTSSISPLSDNSIDLHTMIRTSPNSLVAFINNSHCGSTTSGSYGHLSVTGISPTCGFPHPLTPCSKHQQFPIQPRAPATTFGSSQSSVPCSSQQPSGVTLLTHSQPLQPSKPFQDLLLGREDGDKDDGKQEPAIYETNCHWDGCSKEFDAQDQLVHHINNEHIHGERKEFVCHWQECSREQRPFKAQYMLVVHMRRHTGEKPHKCTFESCSKAYSRLENLKTHLRSHTGEKPYICEHEGCNKAFSNASDRAKHQNRTHSNEKPYICKIPYCTKRYTDPSSLRKHVKTVHGPEAHITKKQRGDINARPSTAQDGARPLPGQDGDAPHDEGSYAANKDFLQHTFMVPDTTMTFESSPGDHSPSSSESSLPGSANNNDSGVEMNANGGGSSEDLTNVEDAASVDSTARMPDARLRRNVTALQRLANLKIGKLRQSRKGTAASRGLKLPSIQGSGSLGQSSVSELSTLPCHRIVNTAGWSPLLERRGSTNSTISSAYTVSRRSSVVTPYLPSRRSSDSSLLGGHANDGTSSAGYPPTSPDALQRYGEMAPSATCPALPNLSPAQLYHLKTKYAAATGGPPPTPLVTAEHAGMNARPAHARDHTNLALFPPDGLECPNSGEGGSCGYGAGVLKAPEIPGISKPVAETQLVSKVPRLHNLHHMHPVARRHCQLQHSSGSTSNLCGHIHSPRPLSITENVAMETFAMDTSHPASLGLPDDMALYSNYPEANMAPLNHLYPNQAPRSHSDMDFPSRNLSANSNGNLETTQSSFNQGLMARNTSLQPYNGRQCPMNQYDTPFPNQECLEANNMPIQWNEVSTGSMDIAEIPNARSVQQNLSHPNPCLRQVHLNPQSSQTPMMLSQDHLDMPLNPQAVLTTHQRMPTEYEQPVKPTLPSQQSAPMLNLYQNPKQLFAAQVNYNQSRHALPSPHGATANFRHPDSAAALGIRQLCPPLEEDRWTGAHTPMLQVKEMMVRNYIQSQQALMWGQPAKGASAETPMPVNMDRSDISLCPTMHSSSPNSCQTQSPPHMALRYTNCQSQPNLLSPPTAVQAKMPVSAGAQCFSPRMVPHPPTAQKLRGRQHSLQPLQQLQYPLTPTHTNPAHKAAAPTNPAQPSCLAPGACRQGHLQGSHLFFSDLKQHGKSQMGNPVPMHLPPSDCTLQPQAVMPSMEPNLMSSTLDSLDLANTQIDFGAILDEGQQPSLVRDSLSPNIVHNPSQVSSCLMAPWNTLTLQTGRSNMAVADMNSMLTTLAGESKFLNTLSE, from the exons GGTTCGGTTCCCGATTCTCAAGCCCCCGGAACATGCTGAAGGTGAACAGAAAGTGGACCTCTTCCATCTCGCCCCTCTCTGACAACAGCATTGATCTTCACACCATGATCAGGACATCACCTAATTCTCTCGTGGCCTTTATCAATAACTCTCACTGTGGCTCAACAACCAGTGGGTCGTATGGCCACTTATCTGTCACAGGCATCAG CCCGACGTGTGGATTTCCTCATCCTCTGACACCGTGCTCCAAGCACCAGCAGTTCCCCATTCAGCCGAGGGCCCCGGCCACCACGTTTGGGAGCAGCCAATCCTCAGTGCCTTGCAGTTCCCAGCAGCCCAGTGGAGTCACACTCCTGACACACTCACAACCGCTCCAGCCTTCCAAACCCTTTCAG GACCTTTTGTTGGGAAGAGAGGATGGAGATAAGGATGATGGGAAACAAGAGCCAGCCATCTATGAGACAAACTGTCACTGGGACGGGTGCAGTAAAGAGTTCGATGCTCAAGATCAACTTGTGCAC CATATCAACAATGAGCACATTCATGGAGAGAGGAAGGAGTTTGTCTGCCATTGGCAAGAGTGTTCGAGGGAGCAGAGACCGTTTAAGGCCCAGTACATGCTTGTGGTTCACATGAGGCGGCACACAGGAGAGAAGCCACATAAATGTACT TTTGAAAGTTGCAGCAAAGCTTACTCCAGGCTAGAGAACTTGAAAACCCACCTGCGGTCTCACACTGGAGAGAAACCGTACATCTGTGAGCATGAAGGCTGCAATAAGGCGTTCTCGAATGCTTCCGATCGTGCCAAGCACCAAAACAGGACCCATTCCAATGAG AAACCGTATATCTGTAAGATTCCATACTGCACCAAACGATACACTGACCCCAGCTCACTCCGGAAGCATGTGAAGACTGTACATGGACCTGAGGCACACATAACGAAGAAGCAGCGTGGGGACATCAATGCCAGGCCATCCACAGCGCAAGACGGAGCGAGACCACTGCCAGGACAGGATGGAGATGCTCCCCATGATGAAGGCAGCTATGCTGCCAATAAAGACTTCCTGCAGCACACATTCATGGTGCCCGACACGACCATG ACCTTCGAGAGCAGCCCTGGAGACCACTCGCCCAGCAGCAGTGAAAGCTCTCTGCCAGGAAGTGCCAACAACAATGACAGTGGCGTGGAGATGAATGCCAACGGTGGGGGCAGCTCCGAGGATCTAACCAACGTTGAAGACGCTGCCTCGGTAGACTCCACGGCCCGGATGCCTGATGCCAGGCTGAGGAGGAATGTCACGGCACTCCAGCGACTGGCCAACCTGAAAATCGGGAAGCTGAGGCAAAGCCGTAAAGGCACAGCTGCATCGCGAGGGCTGAAGCTCCCCTCCATACAAGGCAGCG GTTCACTCGGACAAAGCTCCGTGAGTGAGCTCTCCACGCTGCCTTGTCACCGGATCGTGAACACAGCAGGCTGGAGCCCCCTGCTGGAGCGGCGAGGTAGCACCAACAGCACCATCAGCTCCGCCTACACCGTCAGCCGCCGCTCATCGGTTGTAACTCCTTACCTGCCGAGTCGACGGTCCAGCGATAGCTCCCTGCTCGGGGGCCATGCTAATGACGGCACATCCTCCGCGGGCTACCCTCCCACCTCTCCTGATGCCTTGCAGAGATATGGCGAGATGGCACCATCTGCCACCTGCCCAGCCCTGCCCAACCTCTCGCCAGCGCAGCTATACCACCTCAAAACCAAGTACGCCGCTGCCACTGGTggcccaccacccacccccttaGTGACTGCGGAACACGCGGGCATGAACGCCAGGCCCGCACATGCCAGGGATCACACCAACCTTGCCCTGTTCCCACCTGATGGACTGGAGTGCCCGAACAGTGGGGAAGGAGGCTCCTGTGGCTACGGGGCAGGGGTACTGAAAGCCCCTGAGATCCCTGGCATCAGTAAACCAGTGGCTGAGACCCAGTTGGTGTCCAAAGTGCCACGGCTCCACAACCTCCACCACATGCATCCAGTGGCAAGGCGGCACTGCCAACTGCAGCATTCTTCAGGTTCCACCTCCAACCTCTGTGGGCACATCCATTCGCCTCGGCCACTCAGCATTACTGAAAATGTCGCCATGGAGACCTTCGCCATGGATACATCCCATCCAGCCAGCCTGGGGTTACCTGATGACATGGCACTCTATAGTAACTATCCAGAGGCCAACATGGCTCCCTTAAATCACCTTTACCCCAACCAAGCGCCCAGGTCTCACAGCGACATGGATTTTCCCAGCCGGAATCTCTCCGCTAACTCCAACGGAAATCTGGAAACCACACAGAGCTCTTTCAACCAGGGCTTAATGGCCAGAAACACATCACTCCAACCCTACAATGGCCGTCAGTGTCCAATGAATCAATACGACACACCATTCCCGAACCAGGAATGTTTGGAGGCAAACAACATGCCCATCCAGTGGAATGAGGTAAGCACGGGAAGTATGGATATTGCTGAGATTCCGAACGCCCGCAGTGTCCAGCAAAACCTTTCCCATCCCAATCCGTGCCTGAGGCAGGTCCACCTGAATCCACAGTCATCCCAAACCCCCATGATGCTCAGCCAGGATCATTTGGACATGCCCCTGAATCCCCAGGCTGTGTTGACCACACACCAGAGGATGCCCACCGAGTATGAGCAGCCAGTGAAACCTACCTTGCCATCCCAGCAGTCAGCGCCAATGTTAAACCTGTACCAAAACCCAAAGCAGCTGTTTGCAGCCCAAGTGAATTACAACCAGTCCAGGCATGCACTGCCCAGTCCACATGGCGCGACTGCCAACTTTCGCCATCCAGACTCTGCTGCAGCCTTGGGCATCAGGCAGCTCTGCCCCCCGTTGGAGGAAGACAGATGGACTGGGGCTCACACACCAATGCTACAAGTGAAAGAGATGATGGTGAGGAACTACATCCAGTCCCAGCAAGCACTCATGTGGGGCCAACCAGCAAAGGGTGCCAGCGCGGAAACACCAATGCCCGTCAATATGGACAGGTCAGACATCAGTCTATGCCCAACCATGCACAGCTCTTCTCCAAACAGCTGCCAAACTCAAAGTCCACCACACATGGCTTTAAGGTACACCAATTGCCAAAGCCAGCCGAATTTGTTAAGTCCTCCAACTGCAGTCCAAGCAAAGATGCCAGTCAGTGCAGGAGCTCAGTGTTTCAGTCCAAGGATGGTGCCTCACCCTCCTACAGCACAGAAGCTCCGAGGCAGACAGCACAGCCTTCAGCCCCTACAGCAGCTCCAGTACCCACTCACTCCAACCCATACGAACCCTGCTCACAAAGCAGCCGCTCCCACAAACCCAGCTCAGCCAAGCTGCCTGGCTCCAGGAGCTTGTCGCCAAGGGCACTTGCAAGGCAGTCACTTGTTCTTCTCTGACCTCAAGCAACACGGGAAGTCTCAAATGGGCAACCCCGTGCCAATGCATTTGCCACCAAGCGACTGTACTCTCCAGCCTCAGGCGGTGATGCCCAGCATGGAGCCCAACCTGATGTCGAGTACCCTCGACTCTTTGGACCTGGCGAATACACAGATCGATTTTGGAGCAATTTTGGATGAGGGACAGCAGCCTTCCTTGGTACGAGACTCTTTAAGTCCCAACATTGTCCACAACCCCTCTCAAGTATCCTCTTGTCTTATGGCTCCCTGGAACACGCTGACATTGCAAACAGGAAGGTCCAACATGGCAGTCGCTGACATGAATTCCATGCTGACAACTTTGGCAGGAGAAAGCAAGTTCCTCAACACCCTCTCTGAGTGA
- the LOC140471264 gene encoding zinc finger protein GLI1-like isoform X1 has product METLPQAGTATEGRLPEEHTSWRYYPRTSGQPRSPGCDSQQHGSTSRPLMPTDSLCHSGHHLDSASVPHTMHGPARSECPVFSDVSLHSMAPPPNQARGTQPGFSGVQQLQSQVPDPGQCHSNTLPRGLASTEGFGSRFSSPRNMLKVNRKWTSSISPLSDNSIDLHTMIRTSPNSLVAFINNSHCGSTTSGSYGHLSVTGISPTCGFPHPLTPCSKHQQFPIQPRAPATTFGSSQSSVPCSSQQPSGVTLLTHSQPLQPSKPFQAEPSISSSLDPVNARYLEERSEGDVSSPASTGTQDLLLGREDGDKDDGKQEPAIYETNCHWDGCSKEFDAQDQLVHHINNEHIHGERKEFVCHWQECSREQRPFKAQYMLVVHMRRHTGEKPHKCTFESCSKAYSRLENLKTHLRSHTGEKPYICEHEGCNKAFSNASDRAKHQNRTHSNEKPYICKIPYCTKRYTDPSSLRKHVKTVHGPEAHITKKQRGDINARPSTAQDGARPLPGQDGDAPHDEGSYAANKDFLQHTFMVPDTTMTFESSPGDHSPSSSESSLPGSANNNDSGVEMNANGGGSSEDLTNVEDAASVDSTARMPDARLRRNVTALQRLANLKIGKLRQSRKGTAASRGLKLPSIQGSGSLGQSSVSELSTLPCHRIVNTAGWSPLLERRGSTNSTISSAYTVSRRSSVVTPYLPSRRSSDSSLLGGHANDGTSSAGYPPTSPDALQRYGEMAPSATCPALPNLSPAQLYHLKTKYAAATGGPPPTPLVTAEHAGMNARPAHARDHTNLALFPPDGLECPNSGEGGSCGYGAGVLKAPEIPGISKPVAETQLVSKVPRLHNLHHMHPVARRHCQLQHSSGSTSNLCGHIHSPRPLSITENVAMETFAMDTSHPASLGLPDDMALYSNYPEANMAPLNHLYPNQAPRSHSDMDFPSRNLSANSNGNLETTQSSFNQGLMARNTSLQPYNGRQCPMNQYDTPFPNQECLEANNMPIQWNEVSTGSMDIAEIPNARSVQQNLSHPNPCLRQVHLNPQSSQTPMMLSQDHLDMPLNPQAVLTTHQRMPTEYEQPVKPTLPSQQSAPMLNLYQNPKQLFAAQVNYNQSRHALPSPHGATANFRHPDSAAALGIRQLCPPLEEDRWTGAHTPMLQVKEMMVRNYIQSQQALMWGQPAKGASAETPMPVNMDRSDISLCPTMHSSSPNSCQTQSPPHMALRYTNCQSQPNLLSPPTAVQAKMPVSAGAQCFSPRMVPHPPTAQKLRGRQHSLQPLQQLQYPLTPTHTNPAHKAAAPTNPAQPSCLAPGACRQGHLQGSHLFFSDLKQHGKSQMGNPVPMHLPPSDCTLQPQAVMPSMEPNLMSSTLDSLDLANTQIDFGAILDEGQQPSLVRDSLSPNIVHNPSQVSSCLMAPWNTLTLQTGRSNMAVADMNSMLTTLAGESKFLNTLSE; this is encoded by the exons GGTTCGGTTCCCGATTCTCAAGCCCCCGGAACATGCTGAAGGTGAACAGAAAGTGGACCTCTTCCATCTCGCCCCTCTCTGACAACAGCATTGATCTTCACACCATGATCAGGACATCACCTAATTCTCTCGTGGCCTTTATCAATAACTCTCACTGTGGCTCAACAACCAGTGGGTCGTATGGCCACTTATCTGTCACAGGCATCAG CCCGACGTGTGGATTTCCTCATCCTCTGACACCGTGCTCCAAGCACCAGCAGTTCCCCATTCAGCCGAGGGCCCCGGCCACCACGTTTGGGAGCAGCCAATCCTCAGTGCCTTGCAGTTCCCAGCAGCCCAGTGGAGTCACACTCCTGACACACTCACAACCGCTCCAGCCTTCCAAACCCTTTCAG GCTGAGCCATCAATCAGCAGCTCACTGGACCCCGTCAATGCCAGGTATCTGGAAGAGAGATCAGAAGGAGATGTGTCCAGCCCTGCTTCGACAGGCACACAG GACCTTTTGTTGGGAAGAGAGGATGGAGATAAGGATGATGGGAAACAAGAGCCAGCCATCTATGAGACAAACTGTCACTGGGACGGGTGCAGTAAAGAGTTCGATGCTCAAGATCAACTTGTGCAC CATATCAACAATGAGCACATTCATGGAGAGAGGAAGGAGTTTGTCTGCCATTGGCAAGAGTGTTCGAGGGAGCAGAGACCGTTTAAGGCCCAGTACATGCTTGTGGTTCACATGAGGCGGCACACAGGAGAGAAGCCACATAAATGTACT TTTGAAAGTTGCAGCAAAGCTTACTCCAGGCTAGAGAACTTGAAAACCCACCTGCGGTCTCACACTGGAGAGAAACCGTACATCTGTGAGCATGAAGGCTGCAATAAGGCGTTCTCGAATGCTTCCGATCGTGCCAAGCACCAAAACAGGACCCATTCCAATGAG AAACCGTATATCTGTAAGATTCCATACTGCACCAAACGATACACTGACCCCAGCTCACTCCGGAAGCATGTGAAGACTGTACATGGACCTGAGGCACACATAACGAAGAAGCAGCGTGGGGACATCAATGCCAGGCCATCCACAGCGCAAGACGGAGCGAGACCACTGCCAGGACAGGATGGAGATGCTCCCCATGATGAAGGCAGCTATGCTGCCAATAAAGACTTCCTGCAGCACACATTCATGGTGCCCGACACGACCATG ACCTTCGAGAGCAGCCCTGGAGACCACTCGCCCAGCAGCAGTGAAAGCTCTCTGCCAGGAAGTGCCAACAACAATGACAGTGGCGTGGAGATGAATGCCAACGGTGGGGGCAGCTCCGAGGATCTAACCAACGTTGAAGACGCTGCCTCGGTAGACTCCACGGCCCGGATGCCTGATGCCAGGCTGAGGAGGAATGTCACGGCACTCCAGCGACTGGCCAACCTGAAAATCGGGAAGCTGAGGCAAAGCCGTAAAGGCACAGCTGCATCGCGAGGGCTGAAGCTCCCCTCCATACAAGGCAGCG GTTCACTCGGACAAAGCTCCGTGAGTGAGCTCTCCACGCTGCCTTGTCACCGGATCGTGAACACAGCAGGCTGGAGCCCCCTGCTGGAGCGGCGAGGTAGCACCAACAGCACCATCAGCTCCGCCTACACCGTCAGCCGCCGCTCATCGGTTGTAACTCCTTACCTGCCGAGTCGACGGTCCAGCGATAGCTCCCTGCTCGGGGGCCATGCTAATGACGGCACATCCTCCGCGGGCTACCCTCCCACCTCTCCTGATGCCTTGCAGAGATATGGCGAGATGGCACCATCTGCCACCTGCCCAGCCCTGCCCAACCTCTCGCCAGCGCAGCTATACCACCTCAAAACCAAGTACGCCGCTGCCACTGGTggcccaccacccacccccttaGTGACTGCGGAACACGCGGGCATGAACGCCAGGCCCGCACATGCCAGGGATCACACCAACCTTGCCCTGTTCCCACCTGATGGACTGGAGTGCCCGAACAGTGGGGAAGGAGGCTCCTGTGGCTACGGGGCAGGGGTACTGAAAGCCCCTGAGATCCCTGGCATCAGTAAACCAGTGGCTGAGACCCAGTTGGTGTCCAAAGTGCCACGGCTCCACAACCTCCACCACATGCATCCAGTGGCAAGGCGGCACTGCCAACTGCAGCATTCTTCAGGTTCCACCTCCAACCTCTGTGGGCACATCCATTCGCCTCGGCCACTCAGCATTACTGAAAATGTCGCCATGGAGACCTTCGCCATGGATACATCCCATCCAGCCAGCCTGGGGTTACCTGATGACATGGCACTCTATAGTAACTATCCAGAGGCCAACATGGCTCCCTTAAATCACCTTTACCCCAACCAAGCGCCCAGGTCTCACAGCGACATGGATTTTCCCAGCCGGAATCTCTCCGCTAACTCCAACGGAAATCTGGAAACCACACAGAGCTCTTTCAACCAGGGCTTAATGGCCAGAAACACATCACTCCAACCCTACAATGGCCGTCAGTGTCCAATGAATCAATACGACACACCATTCCCGAACCAGGAATGTTTGGAGGCAAACAACATGCCCATCCAGTGGAATGAGGTAAGCACGGGAAGTATGGATATTGCTGAGATTCCGAACGCCCGCAGTGTCCAGCAAAACCTTTCCCATCCCAATCCGTGCCTGAGGCAGGTCCACCTGAATCCACAGTCATCCCAAACCCCCATGATGCTCAGCCAGGATCATTTGGACATGCCCCTGAATCCCCAGGCTGTGTTGACCACACACCAGAGGATGCCCACCGAGTATGAGCAGCCAGTGAAACCTACCTTGCCATCCCAGCAGTCAGCGCCAATGTTAAACCTGTACCAAAACCCAAAGCAGCTGTTTGCAGCCCAAGTGAATTACAACCAGTCCAGGCATGCACTGCCCAGTCCACATGGCGCGACTGCCAACTTTCGCCATCCAGACTCTGCTGCAGCCTTGGGCATCAGGCAGCTCTGCCCCCCGTTGGAGGAAGACAGATGGACTGGGGCTCACACACCAATGCTACAAGTGAAAGAGATGATGGTGAGGAACTACATCCAGTCCCAGCAAGCACTCATGTGGGGCCAACCAGCAAAGGGTGCCAGCGCGGAAACACCAATGCCCGTCAATATGGACAGGTCAGACATCAGTCTATGCCCAACCATGCACAGCTCTTCTCCAAACAGCTGCCAAACTCAAAGTCCACCACACATGGCTTTAAGGTACACCAATTGCCAAAGCCAGCCGAATTTGTTAAGTCCTCCAACTGCAGTCCAAGCAAAGATGCCAGTCAGTGCAGGAGCTCAGTGTTTCAGTCCAAGGATGGTGCCTCACCCTCCTACAGCACAGAAGCTCCGAGGCAGACAGCACAGCCTTCAGCCCCTACAGCAGCTCCAGTACCCACTCACTCCAACCCATACGAACCCTGCTCACAAAGCAGCCGCTCCCACAAACCCAGCTCAGCCAAGCTGCCTGGCTCCAGGAGCTTGTCGCCAAGGGCACTTGCAAGGCAGTCACTTGTTCTTCTCTGACCTCAAGCAACACGGGAAGTCTCAAATGGGCAACCCCGTGCCAATGCATTTGCCACCAAGCGACTGTACTCTCCAGCCTCAGGCGGTGATGCCCAGCATGGAGCCCAACCTGATGTCGAGTACCCTCGACTCTTTGGACCTGGCGAATACACAGATCGATTTTGGAGCAATTTTGGATGAGGGACAGCAGCCTTCCTTGGTACGAGACTCTTTAAGTCCCAACATTGTCCACAACCCCTCTCAAGTATCCTCTTGTCTTATGGCTCCCTGGAACACGCTGACATTGCAAACAGGAAGGTCCAACATGGCAGTCGCTGACATGAATTCCATGCTGACAACTTTGGCAGGAGAAAGCAAGTTCCTCAACACCCTCTCTGAGTGA